A window of the Helianthus annuus cultivar XRQ/B chromosome 4, HanXRQr2.0-SUNRISE, whole genome shotgun sequence genome harbors these coding sequences:
- the LOC110933171 gene encoding uncharacterized protein LOC110933171 yields MSYSSSSSDGVLDDMVISMTREAINYLLEEAKSSASRTRLPPLERNRLAAHEPLVQDYFCETPLYDDVQFKYRFRMSRRLFVKISNDLAGESPFFTQRVSASRKVGFSGLRKCTTAIRQLAYDTTSDAWDEYLRMPTAADVPLLYEAHQRIHEFPGMLGSLDCMHWEWGACPTAWKGQHHRGDHDGPTLISQAVVYQDLWIWHAYFGIAGTNNDIAVLMSSNLFDDVIDGVAPDTSFYANDVQYKYGYYLTDGIYPEWATLVKTLSCPDDEKRLYFKKKQDSTRKDIKRAFGVLKKRWSIIAQPSRILEKSKMRNVMYTCIILHNMILEDSGRAFCGESYDESIQPTNPLLTYAEKEDIRAKIRARHTHHNLRADLTEHLWFYREQGGVDTDDKHVFYFFDEIM; encoded by the exons ATGTCTTATTCGAGCTCCTCATCCGACGGTGTTCTTGACGATATGGTTATCTCCATGACGCGGGAGGCGATTAATTATTTGCTAGAAGAAGCAAAATCCTCTGCATCGCGTACCAGACTACCGCCTCTTGAACGGAATCGGTTAGCTGCTCATGAACCTCTAGTGCAAGATTATTTTTGTGAAACTCCTTTGTACGATGATGTTCAGTTTAAGTATAGGTTTCGTATGAGCCGACGACTATTCGTTAAAATTTCCAATGATCTTGCGGGCGAATCCCCTTTTTTCACGCAAAGGGTAAGTGCAAGTCGCAAAGTTGGTTTCTCTGGACTACGGAAGTGTACAACAGCAATTAGGCAACTAGCCTACGACACAACGAGTGATGCGTGGGATGAATATTTGAGGATGCCAACTGCAGCCGACGTTCCACTTCTATACGAGGCCCATCAGCGTATACACGAGTTTCCTGGAATGTTGGGTAGTCTTGATTGCATGCACTGGGAATGGGGGGCATGTCCAACCGCTTGGAAAGGGCAACATCATCGTGGTGACCACGATGGTCCTACCCTAATATCACAAGCGGTCGTTTATcaagatttatggatttggcatgcgTACTTTGGCATTGCTGGTACGAACAATGACATTGCAGTTTTAATGTCCTCGAATCTATTCGATGATGTCATAGACGGTGTTGCACCAGATACTTCATTCTATGCAAACGACGTGCAGTATAAGTATGGCTACTATCTCACAGACGGTATTTATCCCGAGTGGGCGACGTTGGTAAAAACTCTTTCGTGTCCAGATGACGAAAAAAGATTGTATTTCAAGAAAAAACAAGATTCAACAAGAAAAGATATCAAGCGGGCTTTCGGTGTGTTAAAGAAAAGATGGTCTATCATCGCCCAGCCGTCGAGGATACTTGAAAAAAGTAAGATGAGAAACGTCATGTATACGTGTATCATTTTGCATAACATGATATTGGAGGACTCGGGTAGAGCGTTTTGTGGAGAAAGCTATGATGAAAGTATCCAACCGACGAACCCATTACTAACATACGCTGAGAAAGAAGACATTCGAGCGAAGATACGAGCTAGGCACACACACCATAACCTTCGAGCCGATCTGACAGAGCACCTATGGTTTTATCGTGAACAAGGAGGAGTCGACACAGATGACAAGCA tgttttttatttttttgatgaAATTATgtag
- the LOC118491381 gene encoding F-box/kelch-repeat protein At3g23880-like, producing MSNNIPLEIQTEIMKRLPVKSLLRFRSVSKSCKSLIDSSDFIKHYIGQQQHLLVRCYDCVAHFEKQPMSIVDDDSLPTQTASVTLPSLVEYPNLIGTSHGLFCFYGPSSGRAVIFNPCIRTTLAFAVPRVTNDRLYRTVIGFGVCRHTTDPKIVKITLTKKSDRHINSPWQVGVFTVSTSTWRSAYSTNLPRNSISIYMNQVVVDGCLYWLASDGLVNECSYLIVSFDLTSEEFREVNLPDSLAQFHGSLALSLYKLRESLAVIKDGVEANKRVYHVWMMQDDSFIKLYTINSSHSPDVSILRVCGFRKTGQPLIELSEAHPGSTSILAAYDPYSKSITNIRNDGNYSSYTVYSYMETLLLL from the coding sequence ATGTCCAACAACATACCGTTGGAAATCCAAACGGAAATCATGAAGAGGCTTCCTGTGAAGTCGTTGCTTCGATTCCGATCTGTCTCCAAATCATGTAAGTCTCTGATCGACAGCTCTGATTTTATTAAGCATTATATCGGCCAACAGCAGCATCTGCTTGTACGTTGTTATGATTGCGTTGCACATTTTGAAAAACAACCCATGTCCATTGTTGATGATGATAGTTTACCCACACAGACAGCTTCCGTTACTCTTCCCTCCTTGGTTGAATATCCCAACTTAATCGGCACCTCTCACGGCTTGTTCTGTTTCTACGGCCCCTCCTCGGGCAGGGCTGTTATCTTCAATCCTTGCATTAGAACAACGCTTGCTTTTGCTGTCCCTCGTGTCACCAATGATCGCTTATATCGAACCGTTATAGGTTTTGGGGTTTGTCGTCACACCACTGACCCTAAGATTGTCAAGATTACACTTACTAAAAAAAGCGATAGACACATCAATAGTCCTTGGCAAGTTGGGGTGTTTACGGTAAGCACAAGTACCTGGAGAAGTGCATATAGCACCAATCTCCCTCGTAACTCGATTAGTATCTATATGAATCAGGTGGTTGTAGATGGGTGTCTCTATTGGCTTGCTAGTGATGGGCTTGTTAATGAGTGTTCTTATTTGATTGTTTCGTTTGATCTAACAAGTGAAGAATTTAGAGAGGTAAACCTTCCGGATAGTTTAGCCCAGTTTCATGGTAGTTTGGCTTTGTCCTTGTATAAGCTAAGGGAGTCCCTTGCTGTGATTAAAGATGGTGTGGAGGCCAATAAACGAGTTTATCATGTATGGATGATGCAGGATGATTCGTTTATAAAGCTCTACACTATTAATAGTAGTCACTCACCAGATGTATCCATACTGCGTGTGTGTGGATTTAGGAAGACAGGTCAACCTTTAATCGAATTATCAGAAGCTCATCCTGGATCTACTAGTATACTTGCTGCTTATGATCCCTACTCTAAATCCATCACTAATATTAGGAATGATGGAAATTATTCTTCATATACTGTGTATTCCTACATGGAAACACTACTTCTTCTTTGA